One stretch of Comamonas testosteroni DNA includes these proteins:
- a CDS encoding patatin-like phospholipase family protein, whose product MAAETSHTLNLALQGGGSHGALTWGVLDALLDDDGLIFEGISGTSAGAMNAVALAHGFAQAAAQEKKADDARYLGRQLARQSLRELWEGVGTMGSVGKIFWAAPLPGSKQFMGVLNQFLSPYQTNPLNINPLRQLLTRVVDFEALAHPEHPSVVPKLFICATNVRTGAGKIFKGEQVTADAIMASACLPQLFKAVEIDGECYWDGGFSGNPALYPLIYETRSRDILLVQINPKESDVSPDTAREIMDRMNEITFNASLLAELRAIEFVVKLLEQKRLDPERYKHVLMHRIDGGSVLKPFGASSKVRADMGMVRKLFELGRERGQQWLQLNREHLGVKQTLRFNENRG is encoded by the coding sequence ATGGCTGCAGAGACTTCCCATACCCTCAACCTGGCCTTGCAGGGCGGGGGATCGCATGGTGCGCTGACCTGGGGCGTGCTGGACGCATTGCTGGACGATGACGGCCTGATCTTCGAAGGCATCAGCGGCACCAGCGCCGGTGCCATGAATGCCGTGGCGCTGGCCCATGGCTTCGCGCAGGCGGCCGCGCAGGAAAAAAAGGCGGACGATGCCCGTTACCTCGGGCGGCAACTGGCGCGCCAGTCTCTGCGCGAGTTGTGGGAGGGCGTGGGCACCATGGGCAGCGTGGGCAAGATCTTCTGGGCCGCGCCGTTGCCGGGCAGCAAGCAGTTCATGGGCGTGCTCAATCAGTTTCTGTCGCCCTATCAGACCAATCCGCTCAATATCAACCCGCTGCGACAGTTGCTCACCCGGGTGGTGGACTTCGAGGCGCTGGCACATCCCGAGCACCCCAGCGTGGTGCCCAAGCTTTTCATCTGCGCCACCAATGTGCGCACGGGCGCCGGCAAGATCTTCAAGGGCGAGCAGGTGACGGCAGACGCCATCATGGCCTCGGCCTGCCTGCCGCAGCTGTTCAAGGCGGTGGAGATTGACGGGGAGTGCTACTGGGATGGCGGGTTCTCGGGCAATCCGGCCCTGTATCCGCTGATCTACGAGACCCGGAGCCGGGACATCCTGCTGGTGCAGATCAATCCCAAGGAGTCCGATGTCTCGCCCGACACGGCACGCGAGATCATGGACCGCATGAACGAGATCACCTTCAACGCCAGCTTGCTGGCCGAGCTGCGGGCCATCGAGTTCGTGGTCAAGCTGCTGGAGCAAAAGCGCCTGGACCCCGAACGCTACAAGCATGTGCTGATGCACCGCATCGATGGCGGCTCCGTGCTCAAGCCCTTCGGTGCCTCGAGCAAGGTGCGTGCAGACATGGGCATGGTGCGCAAGCTGTTCGAGCTGGGGCGTGAGCGCGGCCAGCAATGGCTGCAGCTCAACCGCGAGCACCTTGGCGTCAAGCAGACGCTTCGATTCAACGAGAATAGGGGATAG
- a CDS encoding histidine triad nucleotide-binding protein gives MHDHDYDANCIFCRIAKGEIPSRKVYEDEELFAFHDIHPGAPVHFLVIPKKHIRSMAQVGAEDAPLLGRMMALAPRLAMEQGCNPYPDGGFRIVVNTGSEGGQEVHHLHLHVMGGPRPWLKG, from the coding sequence ATGCACGACCACGATTACGACGCCAATTGCATTTTCTGCCGAATCGCCAAGGGGGAGATTCCTTCGCGCAAAGTCTATGAGGATGAGGAACTGTTCGCCTTCCATGACATTCACCCCGGTGCGCCCGTGCACTTCCTGGTGATTCCCAAGAAGCACATTCGCTCCATGGCCCAGGTCGGCGCCGAGGATGCGCCCCTGCTGGGCCGCATGATGGCGCTGGCTCCCCGGCTGGCGATGGAGCAGGGCTGCAACCCTTATCCCGATGGCGGTTTCCGCATCGTGGTCAATACCGGCAGCGAAGGCGGGCAGGAAGTGCACCATCTGCACCTGCACGTCATGGGCGGCCCGCGACCCTGGCTCAAGGGCTGA
- the tatA gene encoding Sec-independent protein translocase subunit TatA: MGSFSIWHWAIVLLIVVLVFGTKKLKNIGSDLGGAVKGFKDGMKDGATDADANATTGQVANQQAVEKATIDVEAKQKS; the protein is encoded by the coding sequence ATGGGCTCGTTTTCTATCTGGCACTGGGCGATCGTGCTGCTCATCGTGGTTCTGGTGTTCGGCACCAAGAAGCTCAAGAACATCGGCTCCGACCTGGGCGGTGCCGTCAAGGGCTTCAAGGACGGCATGAAGGACGGTGCGACTGACGCCGACGCCAACGCTACGACCGGCCAAGTGGCCAACCAGCAGGCCGTCGAAAAGGCCACCATCGACGTGGAAGCCAAGCAAAAGAGCTGA
- the tatB gene encoding Sec-independent protein translocase protein TatB: protein MFDIGLSKMALIGAVALVVIGPEKLPRVARMVGTLLGRAQRYVSDVKAEVNRSMELDELRKMKDTVETAARDVESSMRNQASDLEKDWSDATKDLRDDSNMTSASSFGSYDAEGGYTGLDTHSSVVPSYRHPRKNWRVKRGAVPQWYKARAGVRSKVQSGAARVARFRPKKFH, encoded by the coding sequence ATGTTTGATATTGGCCTGTCCAAAATGGCGCTGATCGGTGCCGTGGCCCTGGTGGTCATCGGTCCCGAGAAGCTGCCGCGCGTGGCCCGCATGGTGGGCACCTTGCTTGGCAGGGCACAGCGCTATGTGTCCGACGTCAAGGCCGAGGTCAACCGCTCCATGGAGCTCGATGAGTTGCGCAAGATGAAGGACACGGTCGAGACTGCCGCACGGGACGTGGAGTCCAGCATGCGCAATCAGGCCTCCGATCTTGAAAAGGACTGGAGCGATGCGACCAAGGACCTGCGCGACGACTCGAACATGACTTCGGCTTCGTCCTTCGGCTCCTATGACGCAGAAGGTGGCTACACCGGTCTGGATACGCACAGCAGCGTGGTGCCCAGCTATCGCCATCCGCGCAAGAACTGGCGCGTCAAGCGCGGTGCCGTGCCCCAGTGGTACAAGGCCCGTGCCGGGGTACGCAGCAAGGTCCAGTCGGGTGCGGCACGCGTGGCGCGCTTTCGCCCCAAGAAGTTCCATTGA
- the tatC gene encoding twin-arginine translocase subunit TatC: protein MSEPSKEDELAGTEQPFVQHLMELRDRLLYSLYGVLIGVGLLMFWPGPDGLIDFIALPIKEHMPPGAKLIAVGVFSPFFVPLKVLMMVAVLLALPWIMYQIWAFVAPGLYSHEKKFALPLILFGSLLAYAGIAFVQFFVLGNMFKFIQHFTPASVAATPDIASYVEAILSLYIAFAAAFQVPIVVMLLVRFGLVEIEKLKAFRGYFVVLAFVIAAVITPPDVISQLALALPMCLLYEIGILGAGWFSRVSRAPDADESTGSEVEKSTDGH, encoded by the coding sequence ATGTCCGAACCCTCTAAAGAAGACGAACTCGCCGGCACGGAGCAGCCGTTTGTCCAGCACCTGATGGAGCTGCGTGATCGCCTGCTCTACAGCCTGTATGGCGTTTTGATCGGCGTCGGGCTGCTGATGTTCTGGCCGGGCCCCGACGGCCTGATCGACTTCATCGCCCTGCCCATCAAGGAGCACATGCCGCCTGGCGCCAAGCTGATTGCGGTGGGCGTTTTCTCGCCCTTCTTCGTGCCGCTCAAGGTGCTGATGATGGTGGCTGTGCTGCTGGCGTTGCCATGGATCATGTACCAGATCTGGGCCTTTGTGGCTCCGGGCCTGTACAGCCACGAGAAGAAATTCGCCTTGCCGCTGATCCTGTTCGGCAGCCTGCTGGCCTATGCCGGCATTGCATTCGTACAGTTCTTTGTGCTGGGCAATATGTTCAAGTTCATCCAGCACTTCACGCCGGCCAGCGTGGCAGCCACGCCCGACATCGCCTCGTACGTGGAAGCGATTCTGTCGCTCTACATCGCTTTTGCCGCGGCCTTCCAGGTGCCCATCGTGGTGATGCTGCTGGTGCGCTTTGGTCTGGTGGAGATCGAGAAGCTCAAGGCCTTCCGCGGCTATTTCGTGGTGCTGGCCTTTGTGATTGCTGCCGTCATCACGCCGCCCGATGTGATCTCTCAGCTGGCCCTGGCCTTGCCCATGTGCCTGCTCTACGAGATCGGCATTCTGGGGGCCGGCTGGTTCAGCCGGGTATCGCGTGCGCCCGATGCCGACGAAAGCACGGGCTCAGAGGTGGAAAAATCCACAGACGGCCACTGA
- a CDS encoding Do family serine endopeptidase: MKRTWLLFSQVVTVLVAIYFVVATLQPTWLQRGNIRSSAGVSLLQAPSTPAGEVAPGSFAPAARKASPAVVSINTSKAVRHPRANDPWFQFFFGDQGPQEQSGLGSGVIISQDGYILTNNHVVEGADDIEVTLTDSRQAKAKIIGTDPETDLAILKIELDKLPVIVLGNSDQVAVGDRVLAIGNPFGVGQTVTSGIISALGRSQLGINTFENFIQTDAAINPGNSGGALVDANGNLLGINTAIYSRSGGSMGIGFAIPVSTAKMVLDGIVKDGKVTRGWIGVEPNELSPELAETFGVKADAGVIITGVLQAGPAAQAGMRPGDVIVKVGETATRNVSELLTAVASLKPGEAAKFDVRRGDSEVVLDITPGARPAASTLQQQSRPRR; this comes from the coding sequence ATGAAACGCACCTGGCTGCTGTTTTCGCAGGTCGTCACCGTGCTGGTGGCTATCTATTTTGTAGTGGCTACCCTACAGCCCACTTGGCTTCAGCGCGGAAATATCCGTAGCAGTGCCGGTGTTTCACTGCTGCAGGCTCCATCCACTCCAGCGGGTGAAGTCGCTCCCGGCAGCTTTGCGCCTGCCGCGCGCAAGGCCTCGCCCGCCGTGGTCAGCATCAACACCAGCAAGGCGGTACGCCACCCGCGCGCCAACGACCCGTGGTTCCAGTTCTTCTTTGGCGATCAGGGTCCGCAGGAGCAATCTGGTTTGGGTAGCGGCGTCATCATCAGTCAAGATGGCTACATCCTCACCAACAACCATGTGGTGGAGGGCGCCGACGATATCGAGGTCACGCTGACCGATAGCCGTCAGGCCAAGGCCAAGATCATAGGAACAGACCCCGAGACCGATCTGGCCATTCTCAAGATCGAGCTCGACAAGCTGCCCGTCATCGTGCTGGGCAACTCCGATCAGGTCGCTGTGGGTGACCGCGTGCTGGCCATCGGCAACCCCTTCGGCGTGGGCCAGACAGTGACCAGCGGCATCATCAGCGCCCTGGGCCGCAGCCAGCTGGGCATCAACACCTTCGAGAACTTCATCCAGACCGACGCGGCCATCAACCCCGGCAACTCCGGCGGTGCGCTGGTGGATGCCAACGGCAATCTGCTGGGCATCAACACGGCCATCTACTCGCGCTCTGGCGGCAGCATGGGCATCGGGTTCGCGATTCCCGTCTCCACTGCCAAGATGGTGCTGGACGGCATCGTCAAGGACGGCAAGGTCACGCGCGGCTGGATCGGCGTGGAACCCAACGAGCTCTCGCCCGAGCTGGCCGAGACCTTTGGCGTCAAGGCCGATGCCGGCGTCATCATCACCGGCGTGCTGCAGGCCGGCCCCGCCGCGCAGGCCGGCATGCGCCCCGGCGACGTGATCGTCAAGGTGGGCGAGACCGCGACCCGCAATGTCTCCGAACTGCTGACGGCCGTGGCCTCGCTCAAGCCCGGCGAAGCCGCCAAGTTCGATGTGCGCCGTGGCGACAGCGAAGTCGTGCTGGACATCACTCCGGGAGCCCGCCCAGCAGCCAGCACCTTGCAGCAGCAGAGCCGCCCACGCCGCTGA
- a CDS encoding MFS transporter, with protein sequence MTTLDHAASADAPAAATNRLLNREDYKTLGLSALGGTLEFYDFVVFVFFANVIGSLFFPASLPEWMRQLQTLGIFAAGYLARPIGGILIAHFGDILGRKKMFTLSVFLMAVPTLVIGLLPTYETIGLAAPILLLLMRVMQGAAIGGEMPGAWVFVAEHAPEKRYGFAIGALTSGITGGIFLGSIIGVWLNSTYSQGEIHDWAWRLPFILGGVFGLVSVYLRKFLHETPIFQELQARKAADRELPIKTILRDHREACVVVALMTWVLSTAIVVVILFTPAYLQKVFHIEPAMALKANAVATVTLTIGCVFWGWLSDKIGTKLTMLIGWGGMTATAYLFYLNLPGNEASLICNYATVGFFVGSISLLPVVGVRAFPPEVRFTGLSFSYNMAYAVFGGLTPMLVSVWQQVDVMAPAHYVAVMGVLGMAMGFWPLACKGWKPRRG encoded by the coding sequence ATGACTACGCTTGACCACGCTGCATCGGCTGACGCGCCGGCTGCAGCGACGAATCGTCTCCTGAACCGGGAGGACTACAAGACCCTGGGCTTATCGGCCCTGGGCGGAACGCTGGAGTTTTACGACTTCGTGGTGTTCGTCTTTTTTGCCAATGTGATTGGCAGCCTGTTTTTTCCAGCCTCACTGCCGGAGTGGATGCGCCAGCTGCAGACGCTGGGTATTTTCGCTGCCGGCTATCTGGCGCGCCCCATCGGCGGCATTTTGATTGCCCACTTCGGCGACATCCTGGGTCGCAAGAAGATGTTCACGCTGTCAGTGTTCCTGATGGCCGTGCCCACGCTGGTCATCGGCCTGCTGCCGACTTATGAAACCATAGGCTTGGCCGCTCCCATCCTGCTGCTGCTGATGCGCGTGATGCAAGGTGCCGCCATCGGCGGTGAAATGCCCGGCGCCTGGGTGTTCGTCGCCGAGCATGCTCCCGAAAAGCGCTACGGCTTTGCGATCGGCGCATTGACCTCCGGCATTACCGGCGGTATTTTCCTGGGCTCCATCATCGGGGTCTGGCTCAACAGCACCTACAGCCAGGGCGAGATCCACGACTGGGCCTGGCGCCTGCCCTTCATCCTGGGCGGTGTCTTCGGTCTGGTGTCGGTGTATCTGCGCAAGTTCCTGCACGAGACCCCCATCTTCCAGGAACTGCAGGCCCGCAAGGCCGCTGACCGCGAACTGCCGATCAAGACCATCTTGCGCGACCACAGGGAAGCCTGCGTTGTCGTGGCGCTGATGACCTGGGTACTGTCCACGGCGATCGTGGTGGTGATCCTGTTCACGCCGGCCTATCTGCAAAAGGTGTTCCACATCGAGCCTGCGATGGCCCTGAAGGCCAATGCCGTGGCGACCGTGACGCTGACCATAGGCTGCGTGTTCTGGGGCTGGCTGTCCGACAAGATCGGCACCAAGCTGACCATGCTCATCGGCTGGGGCGGCATGACGGCCACAGCCTATCTGTTCTACCTGAACCTGCCTGGCAACGAAGCTTCGCTGATCTGCAACTATGCGACCGTGGGCTTCTTCGTGGGCTCCATCTCGCTGCTGCCCGTGGTGGGCGTGCGGGCCTTCCCGCCCGAAGTGCGCTTCACCGGTCTGTCCTTCTCCTACAATATGGCCTATGCCGTGTTCGGTGGCCTGACACCGATGCTGGTGTCCGTATGGCAGCAGGTGGATGTGATGGCGCCTGCCCACTATGTGGCGGTCATGGGCGTGCTGGGCATGGCCATGGGCTTTTGGCCGCTGGCATGCAAGGGCTGGAAGCCGCGCAGAGGGTGA
- a CDS encoding GntR family transcriptional regulator — MQDRIRLALEQDLRNGALRPGAAIDEQALCERFRASRTPVREALLLLSAKGMVSILPRVGIYVRHLDPRELIAMMEGLAELEGVLARLAARRINSEQRTQLQAALAQTAAHARTADSIAYEQANARLHDLIYQSSGNTFIVEQTREARLRVAPYRSKMFEKPERLLHSQAEHETVVNAILAGNSEVAAEAMRNHISAGGSAFADMVLSTVSAPAMQPRRRKRASGEKKGSHC, encoded by the coding sequence ATGCAGGACCGCATACGGCTGGCACTGGAGCAAGACCTGCGCAACGGCGCATTGCGGCCGGGCGCCGCCATCGACGAACAGGCGCTGTGCGAGCGTTTCCGGGCTTCGCGCACGCCAGTACGCGAAGCCCTGCTGTTGCTATCTGCCAAGGGGATGGTGAGCATTCTTCCGCGCGTTGGCATCTACGTGCGCCACCTCGATCCCCGTGAGCTGATTGCGATGATGGAAGGACTTGCCGAACTGGAAGGCGTGCTGGCGCGCCTGGCGGCCAGGCGCATCAACTCGGAGCAGAGAACGCAGCTGCAAGCGGCTCTGGCGCAGACGGCAGCCCATGCGCGTACGGCCGACTCCATTGCCTACGAACAGGCAAATGCCAGACTGCACGATTTGATATATCAGTCTAGCGGAAACACATTTATCGTCGAGCAAACCCGTGAGGCCAGACTCAGGGTCGCCCCCTACCGCAGCAAGATGTTTGAAAAGCCGGAGCGCCTGCTGCACTCCCAGGCGGAGCATGAAACCGTGGTGAACGCCATTCTGGCCGGCAACAGCGAAGTCGCTGCCGAGGCCATGCGCAACCATATCTCGGCGGGCGGGAGCGCCTTTGCCGACATGGTGCTGAGCACCGTCTCCGCGCCCGCCATGCAGCCACGCCGCCGCAAGCGCGCGAGCGGCGAAAAAAAAGGCAGCCACTGCTGA
- a CDS encoding enoyl-CoA hydratase/isomerase family protein yields the protein MNPRLDFQDCMATITLQRPTVANRLAPDDLPVLIECIACVNQREDVRVLVLRSEGRHFCSGYDISQIENSQSQGSSFGEMVDVVEQCRAVTIAAIQGGVYGGATDLALACDFRVGSMAADMFMPAARLGLHFYASGLERYVSRLGLDTAKRLFLSCERLDAEQMKACGFLTHLVAQTELEETVASLAGTLGAMAPLALFGMKKHLNLIACGRHDPEAIAREVQRSVESEDLREGGLAWREKRTPLFRGC from the coding sequence ATGAACCCAAGACTGGATTTCCAGGACTGTATGGCAACCATCACACTCCAGCGCCCCACGGTGGCGAACCGTCTGGCGCCCGATGATTTGCCGGTACTCATTGAATGCATAGCATGCGTCAATCAGAGGGAGGATGTACGGGTGCTGGTGTTGCGTAGCGAAGGCAGGCATTTCTGCAGTGGCTACGATATATCACAAATCGAAAACAGCCAGAGTCAGGGCAGCAGCTTCGGAGAGATGGTGGACGTGGTTGAGCAGTGCCGCGCGGTGACCATTGCCGCCATTCAAGGGGGCGTATACGGCGGCGCAACTGATCTGGCACTGGCTTGCGACTTTCGCGTGGGTTCGATGGCGGCGGACATGTTCATGCCCGCCGCAAGACTGGGCCTGCATTTCTATGCCTCGGGGTTGGAGCGCTATGTCAGCCGTCTGGGGCTCGATACCGCCAAGCGCCTGTTTCTGAGCTGCGAGCGCCTGGATGCCGAGCAGATGAAGGCCTGCGGCTTCCTGACGCATCTGGTGGCACAAACGGAGCTTGAAGAGACCGTGGCGAGTCTGGCCGGGACGCTGGGAGCGATGGCGCCCTTGGCCTTGTTTGGCATGAAAAAACACCTGAACCTGATTGCCTGCGGTCGCCATGATCCAGAGGCGATTGCGCGCGAAGTGCAGCGCTCGGTGGAGTCCGAGGATCTGCGCGAGGGCGGCCTGGCCTGGCGCGAAAAGCGCACGCCTCTCTTCAGGGGTTGCTAG
- a CDS encoding Bug family tripartite tricarboxylate transporter substrate binding protein: MFKKALVSACLLSASALVLADSYPSRPITLMVGFPPGGGADAVARIVSEKLGRVLNQSVLVDNRPGAGTTIASDLVARAPADGYTLLLGSANLYGTDQILYKSARYDGVRSFTPIMRWSDSPMLLAVKKDFPEKTVAGLIEQARKHPGKLTYSSSGTGVVTHLAGASFAHAAGIDMLHVPFKGGAPSIQAVGAGDVDMTFGTPPSVMPMAAGGKLRILAVTTAQRSQLFPDLPAMQESGINGADFTLWFGLYGPAKLPREITQKLFEASRQALSDPEVKAKLEKQGVVAYPSASPQEFETWAQADGKKQKAVAERAMAGQ; this comes from the coding sequence ATGTTCAAGAAAGCATTGGTATCGGCCTGCCTGCTGAGCGCCAGCGCGCTGGTGCTGGCAGACAGCTATCCGTCGCGGCCCATCACGCTGATGGTGGGCTTTCCGCCCGGCGGTGGCGCCGACGCGGTGGCGCGCATCGTCAGTGAAAAACTGGGGCGGGTGTTGAATCAGTCGGTGCTGGTGGACAACCGCCCCGGCGCAGGCACGACGATTGCGTCGGACCTGGTGGCGCGGGCGCCAGCCGACGGCTACACCTTGCTGCTGGGCTCAGCCAATCTGTATGGCACGGACCAGATTCTTTACAAGAGTGCGCGCTATGACGGCGTCAGGAGCTTCACGCCCATCATGCGCTGGAGCGATTCGCCGATGCTGCTTGCGGTGAAAAAGGACTTTCCCGAGAAAACGGTGGCCGGACTGATCGAGCAGGCCCGCAAGCATCCCGGCAAGCTGACGTATTCCTCGTCCGGCACCGGAGTGGTCACGCATCTGGCCGGTGCGTCGTTTGCGCATGCCGCCGGCATCGACATGCTGCATGTGCCGTTCAAGGGTGGCGCGCCTTCGATCCAGGCCGTGGGCGCGGGTGACGTGGACATGACCTTCGGGACGCCGCCCTCGGTGATGCCGATGGCCGCTGGCGGCAAGCTGCGCATCTTGGCCGTGACCACGGCCCAGCGCTCACAGCTGTTTCCCGATCTGCCGGCCATGCAGGAGTCCGGCATCAATGGGGCGGACTTCACGCTCTGGTTCGGTCTCTACGGGCCGGCCAAGCTGCCCAGGGAGATCACGCAAAAGCTGTTCGAGGCCAGCCGCCAGGCCTTGAGCGATCCGGAAGTCAAGGCCAAGCTCGAAAAGCAGGGCGTCGTGGCCTATCCCTCGGCATCGCCCCAGGAGTTCGAGACCTGGGCCCAGGCCGACGGCAAGAAGCAAAAAGCCGTGGCCGAGCGCGCCATGGCGGGGCAATGA
- a CDS encoding malonate--CoA ligase, which yields MSDMNMFAALRAAFPADLDEVAIEAVSPQVSADAPLLYTWRDLDRMSARMANLLASLDLPAASRIAVQVEKSVEALMLYLATLRAGHVFLPLNTAYQSAEIEYFIGNAEPAVVVCTPANADWVAKVAADCGTQHVFTLGEARDGSLLEQALRFDEEHAPVPRQADDLAAILYTSGTTGRSKGAMLSHGNLLSNALMLKQYWGWRTREQGGDVLIHALPIFHAHGLFVAIHGALINGSKIIWMAKFDARAVIAAMPRATVFMGVPTLYVRMLAEPTLTRAAASRMRLFISGSAPLLIETFGEWRQRTGHTILERYGMSETIMLTSNPYGPDARHGGQDERRGGTVGFALPGVGVRVAGDSGQPLPTGEVGAIEVSGPNIFKGYWRMPEKTAQEFTADGWFRTGDVGRVDERGYITIVGRSKDLIISGGYNVYPAEVEGFINDMPGVAESALVGVPHPDFGEVGVAVVVARPGHSPGSEAIVALLKAQLANFKIPKRCFVVAELPRNAMGKVQKNLLRDQYQSLFTSKA from the coding sequence ATGTCTGACATGAACATGTTCGCCGCACTGCGCGCGGCTTTCCCGGCCGATCTGGACGAGGTCGCCATCGAGGCCGTATCGCCCCAGGTGTCGGCCGACGCGCCGCTTCTCTATACCTGGCGCGACCTGGACCGCATGAGCGCACGCATGGCGAATCTACTGGCCTCGCTCGATCTGCCCGCCGCCAGCCGTATCGCGGTGCAGGTGGAAAAATCGGTCGAGGCGCTGATGCTGTATTTGGCCACCTTGCGCGCCGGCCATGTGTTCCTGCCGCTCAACACTGCCTACCAGAGCGCCGAAATCGAATATTTCATCGGCAATGCCGAGCCCGCCGTGGTGGTCTGTACGCCCGCCAATGCGGACTGGGTGGCAAAGGTGGCGGCGGACTGCGGCACTCAGCATGTCTTCACGCTGGGCGAAGCGCGGGACGGCAGCCTGCTGGAGCAGGCGCTGCGCTTCGACGAGGAGCATGCGCCTGTGCCGCGCCAGGCCGACGATCTGGCTGCCATTCTCTACACCAGCGGCACCACGGGGCGCAGCAAGGGAGCGATGCTCTCGCATGGCAATCTGCTCTCGAACGCTCTCATGCTCAAGCAGTACTGGGGCTGGCGCACGCGCGAGCAGGGCGGCGACGTGCTGATCCACGCCTTGCCGATCTTTCATGCGCACGGGCTGTTCGTCGCCATCCATGGCGCGCTGATCAATGGCAGCAAGATCATCTGGATGGCGAAATTTGATGCCAGGGCCGTGATCGCGGCCATGCCGCGCGCCACCGTGTTCATGGGCGTGCCCACGCTGTATGTGCGCATGCTGGCCGAGCCGACGCTGACCAGGGCGGCGGCCAGCCGGATGCGGCTGTTCATCTCGGGCTCGGCACCGCTGCTCATCGAAACCTTTGGCGAATGGCGCCAGCGCACCGGCCACACCATTCTCGAGCGCTATGGCATGAGCGAGACCATCATGCTTACCTCCAATCCCTACGGTCCCGATGCTCGCCACGGCGGGCAGGACGAGCGCCGCGGCGGCACCGTGGGCTTTGCGCTGCCCGGTGTGGGGGTACGCGTGGCGGGCGACAGCGGGCAGCCGCTGCCCACGGGCGAAGTCGGTGCCATCGAGGTCAGCGGACCCAATATCTTCAAAGGCTATTGGCGCATGCCTGAAAAAACGGCGCAGGAGTTCACTGCAGACGGCTGGTTCAGGACCGGCGACGTCGGCAGGGTGGATGAGCGCGGCTATATCACCATCGTGGGTCGTAGCAAGGATCTGATCATCAGCGGCGGCTACAACGTCTACCCGGCGGAGGTCGAAGGCTTTATCAACGACATGCCCGGTGTGGCTGAGAGCGCCCTGGTCGGTGTGCCGCACCCGGATTTCGGTGAGGTGGGTGTGGCGGTGGTGGTCGCCAGGCCGGGGCATTCGCCCGGCAGCGAGGCGATCGTCGCGCTGCTGAAAGCGCAGCTCGCCAACTTCAAGATTCCCAAGCGCTGCTTTGTCGTGGCGGAGCTGCCGCGCAATGCCATGGGCAAGGTGCAGAAAAACCTGCTGCGTGACCAGTACCAAAGTCTGTTCACTTCAAAAGCATAG